A portion of the Colius striatus isolate bColStr4 unplaced genomic scaffold, bColStr4.1.hap1 scaffold_211, whole genome shotgun sequence genome contains these proteins:
- the LOC133629174 gene encoding elongation factor Tu, mitochondrial-like: VYILAPDEGGRHKPFVAHFTPVVFSQTWDIAARVLLPHGKELVMPGEDTSLVLLLRQPMVLEPGQRFTLRDGARTIGTGVVTKTLPPGARRCQGLGMSPTGCPIALPHRSDPQVTHK; the protein is encoded by the exons GTGTACATCCTGGCCCCAGACGAGGGCGGCCGCCACAAGCCCTTTGTGGCTCATTTCACTCCCGTCGTGTTCTCTCAGACCTGGGACATCGCGGCCAGAGTCCTGCTGCCCCACGGCAAG GAGCTGGTGATGCCAGGGGAGGACACgtccctggtgctgctgctgcgcCAGCCCATGGTGCTGGAGCCCGGCCAACGCTTCACCCTCCGGGACGGGGCTCGAACCATCGGCACCGGCGTCGTCACCAAGACGCTGCCCCCTGGAGCCAGACGATGCCAAGGCCTGGGCATGAGCCCCACGGGCTGCCCCATAGCGCTGCCCCATAGATCTGACCCACAAGTGACCCACAAGTGA